A single genomic interval of Hevea brasiliensis isolate MT/VB/25A 57/8 chromosome 4, ASM3005281v1, whole genome shotgun sequence harbors:
- the LOC110670800 gene encoding FHA domain-containing protein DDL isoform X1, which produces MGRNLSNHSQSPIRGRGSPHRKSPSRRERSPAARHRSSHRDSSSAREKRSTRTKSPKHEMSHSPLPARHRSSQRDSSPQAREKNYSPEKSRSPSPRTKRLRRAQADRETETVVERDRERNHGKGDDKGMHRERETEKLFEREREKSHGKGSDKSARREREAEILTEREYEKNHGRVTDKNTHRERGEDRDGAERMERRSGRDATDGKSSRARNGLSTSPSDHNHRSKHRSRSPLRDAHRRERDEVTNSRGTERRSDVDDSVAKMKAAEEALEAKQKQQPSFELSGKLAAETNRVRGVTLLFNEPPDARKPDIRWRLYVFKNGEVLNEPLYIHRQTCYLFGRERRVADIPTDHPSCSKQHAVIQFRQVEKEQPDGTLSKQPRIRTIAREFSKLIGVNLHLQDVFRSSACGRFGNTLFVYNTLVLGNGRALYSSHSTLIRIGQNLYQMQELIWSYSYCNAALSNAYQVFVNLVCILGGGYTS; this is translated from the exons ATGGGGCGTAATTTGTCTAATCATTCACAATCTCCCATTAGAGGTCGGGGTTCTCCTCATAGAAAGAGCCCATCTCGAAGAGAAAGATCACCAGCAGCACGACACCGGAGCTCCCATAGGGATAGCTCTTCAGCAAGAGAGAAACGCTCAACTCGTACTAAATCTCCAAAGCATGAGATGTCTCACTCTCCCCTTCCGGCACGGCATAGGAGCTCCCAGAGGGATAGCTCCCCACAGGCAAGAGAGAAAAATTATAGCCCTGAAAAGTCTCGCTCTCCTTCTCCAAGAACAAAGCGGTTAAGGAGGGCGCAGGCTGACAGAGAAACTGAGACTGTAGTGGAGAGGGACCGTGAAAGGAATCATGGCAAGGGGGATGATAAGGGTATGCATAGGGAAAGAGAGACAGAAAAATTGTTTGAGAGAGAACGTGAGAAAAGTCATGGCAAGGGAAGTGATAAGAGTGCACGTAGAGAAAGAGAGGCTGAGATATTGACTGAGAGAGAGTATGAAAAGAATCATGGAAGGGTTACTGACAAGAATACACATAGAGAAAGAGGTGAAGATAGGGATGGAGCTGAGAGAATGGAGAGAAGGTCAGGGAGAGATGCAACTGATGGCAAGTCTTCTAGAGCCAGGAATGGGCTATCAACTTCTCCATCAGATCACAATCACAGGAGCAAACATAGATCTCGATCGCCTCTAAGAGATGCCCATAGGAGAGAACGTGATGAG GTGACCAACTCAAGAGGAACAGAACGAAG GAGTGACGTTGATGATTCTGTGGCAAAGATGAAGGCCGCTGAGGAGGCCTTGGAAGCAAAGCAAAAG CAACAACCTTCATTTGAGCTATCCGGAAAACTTGCTGCGGAAACCAATAGAGTTAGAG GTGTTACGCTACTGTTCAACGAGCCTCCAGATGCTCGCAAACCTGATATAAGATGGCGACTATATGTTTTTAAGAATGGTGAAGTGCTGAATG AGCCCCTATATATACATCGTCAGACCTGTTATCTTTTTGGTAGAGAAAGAAGGGTTGCAGATATTCCTACAGACCACCCATCTTGTAGCAAGCAACATGCAGTCATTCAATTCCG GCAAGTAGAAAAGGAGCAGCCTGATGGTACCTTATCTAAGCAA CCGAGAATACGTACTATTGCACGAGAATTCAGCAAGCTGATAGGTGTCAATTTGCATCTCCAAGATGTTTTTCGGTCTTCAGCATGTGGGAGATTTGGGAACACTTTGTTTGTCTACAACACTCTTGTTCTAGGAAACGGGAGAGCTCTATATAGCAGTCATTCTACTTTGATTAGGATTGGACAGAACTTATATCAAATGCAAgaacttatttggtcatattcATACTGCAATGCTGCTCTCTCTAATGCTTATCAAGTATTTGTTAATTTGGTATGCATTCTTGGCGGAGGTTACACATCGTGA
- the LOC110670800 gene encoding FHA domain-containing protein DDL isoform X2 codes for MGRNLSNHSQSPIRGRGSPHRKSPSRRERSPAARHRSSHRDSSSAREKRSTRTKSPKHEMSHSPLPARHRSSQRDSSPQAREKNYSPEKSRSPSPRTKRLRRAQADRETETVVERDRERNHGKGDDKGMHRERETEKLFEREREKSHGKGSDKSARREREAEILTEREYEKNHGRVTDKNTHRERGEDRDGAERMERRSGRDATDGKSSRARNGLSTSPSDHNHRSKHRSRSPLRDAHRRERDEVTNSRGTERRSDVDDSVAKMKAAEEALEAKQKQQPSFELSGKLAAETNRVRGVTLLFNEPPDARKPDIRWRLYVFKNGEVLNEPLYIHRQTCYLFGRERRVADIPTDHPSCSKQHAVIQFRQVEKEQPDGTLSKQVRPYLMDLGSTNKTFINDNPIEPQRYYELFEKDTIKFGNSSREYVLLHENSAS; via the exons ATGGGGCGTAATTTGTCTAATCATTCACAATCTCCCATTAGAGGTCGGGGTTCTCCTCATAGAAAGAGCCCATCTCGAAGAGAAAGATCACCAGCAGCACGACACCGGAGCTCCCATAGGGATAGCTCTTCAGCAAGAGAGAAACGCTCAACTCGTACTAAATCTCCAAAGCATGAGATGTCTCACTCTCCCCTTCCGGCACGGCATAGGAGCTCCCAGAGGGATAGCTCCCCACAGGCAAGAGAGAAAAATTATAGCCCTGAAAAGTCTCGCTCTCCTTCTCCAAGAACAAAGCGGTTAAGGAGGGCGCAGGCTGACAGAGAAACTGAGACTGTAGTGGAGAGGGACCGTGAAAGGAATCATGGCAAGGGGGATGATAAGGGTATGCATAGGGAAAGAGAGACAGAAAAATTGTTTGAGAGAGAACGTGAGAAAAGTCATGGCAAGGGAAGTGATAAGAGTGCACGTAGAGAAAGAGAGGCTGAGATATTGACTGAGAGAGAGTATGAAAAGAATCATGGAAGGGTTACTGACAAGAATACACATAGAGAAAGAGGTGAAGATAGGGATGGAGCTGAGAGAATGGAGAGAAGGTCAGGGAGAGATGCAACTGATGGCAAGTCTTCTAGAGCCAGGAATGGGCTATCAACTTCTCCATCAGATCACAATCACAGGAGCAAACATAGATCTCGATCGCCTCTAAGAGATGCCCATAGGAGAGAACGTGATGAG GTGACCAACTCAAGAGGAACAGAACGAAG GAGTGACGTTGATGATTCTGTGGCAAAGATGAAGGCCGCTGAGGAGGCCTTGGAAGCAAAGCAAAAG CAACAACCTTCATTTGAGCTATCCGGAAAACTTGCTGCGGAAACCAATAGAGTTAGAG GTGTTACGCTACTGTTCAACGAGCCTCCAGATGCTCGCAAACCTGATATAAGATGGCGACTATATGTTTTTAAGAATGGTGAAGTGCTGAATG AGCCCCTATATATACATCGTCAGACCTGTTATCTTTTTGGTAGAGAAAGAAGGGTTGCAGATATTCCTACAGACCACCCATCTTGTAGCAAGCAACATGCAGTCATTCAATTCCG GCAAGTAGAAAAGGAGCAGCCTGATGGTACCTTATCTAAGCAAGTAAG GCCTTATTTAATGGATCTTGGAAGCACAAATAAAACTTTCATTAAT GATAATCCGATTGAACCTCAACGTTATTATGAGCTTTTTGAGAAAGACACGATTAAATTTGGTAACAGTAG CCGAGAATACGTACTATTGCACGAGAATTCAGCAAGCTGA